The proteins below come from a single Prochlorococcus marinus str. MIT 9215 genomic window:
- the rpsR gene encoding 30S ribosomal protein S18 translates to MPNSIFKKQLSPIKPGDPIDYKDVELLKKFITERGKILPRRMTGLTSKQQRDLTLAVKRARIVALLPFVNPEG, encoded by the coding sequence ATGCCTAATTCAATTTTTAAAAAACAATTATCACCTATCAAACCTGGAGACCCTATTGACTATAAGGATGTAGAATTACTAAAAAAATTTATAACTGAGAGGGGCAAAATCCTACCAAGAAGAATGACAGGTTTAACCTCTAAGCAACAAAGAGATCTTACATTAGCTGTTAAGAGAGCCAGAATTGTAGCTCTTTTACCCTTCGTAAATCCTGAAGGATAA
- a CDS encoding tRNA (cytidine(34)-2'-O)-methyltransferase — MEVSLFEPRIPQNTGNIARSCAAFNIPLNLIEPFGFKLEDKYLKRAGLDYWPLVTVNKYDNFEKFLASKATKRIISFSKRNGIYLKDFKFKHDDILLFGREDLGLPDYIIDKSDFLISIFMPNLQTGNNAQKGVRSLNLSVACGIAIYEAHKQINFQNGN, encoded by the coding sequence TTGGAAGTCTCTCTTTTTGAACCTAGAATCCCTCAAAACACTGGTAATATCGCCAGATCATGTGCTGCATTTAATATACCATTAAATCTTATAGAGCCCTTTGGTTTTAAATTAGAAGATAAATATTTAAAAAGAGCAGGATTAGATTATTGGCCTCTAGTTACTGTTAATAAGTATGATAATTTTGAAAAATTTTTGGCGTCAAAAGCAACAAAAAGAATAATTTCTTTTAGTAAAAGAAATGGAATATATTTAAAGGATTTTAAATTTAAACATGATGATATTTTGCTATTTGGGAGAGAAGATTTAGGATTGCCAGATTACATTATTGATAAAAGTGACTTTTTAATATCAATATTTATGCCAAATTTACAAACTGGAAACAATGCTCAAAAAGGTGTTAGGAGTCTAAACCTTTCTGTAGCTTGTGGGATTGCTATATATGAGGCCCACAAACAAATAAATTTTCAAAATGGTAATTAA
- a CDS encoding DUF2237 family protein, protein MNINNQDQLNVLGEKIKICSCAPMTGWFRDGFCNYDKNDGGNHSICCVMDDNFLKYSKSQGNDLITPMPIYSFPGLKDGDHWCICLDRWKQALLDGLAPKVILESTNIVVLESVPLEKLKEYQFNKK, encoded by the coding sequence ATGAATATAAATAATCAAGATCAGTTAAATGTCCTAGGAGAAAAAATTAAGATTTGCAGTTGCGCACCTATGACAGGATGGTTCAGAGATGGATTTTGCAACTATGACAAAAATGATGGAGGGAATCATTCCATATGTTGTGTAATGGATGATAATTTCCTGAAATATAGTAAATCACAAGGTAATGATTTAATAACTCCCATGCCTATTTATTCCTTCCCAGGACTAAAGGATGGTGATCATTGGTGTATTTGTCTTGATAGGTGGAAGCAAGCATTATTAGACGGTCTTGCTCCAAAAGTCATATTAGAATCAACCAATATTGTAGTCTTAGAATCTGTCCCTCTGGAAAAATTGAAAGAATATCAATTTAATAAAAAGTAA
- the rpmG gene encoding 50S ribosomal protein L33: protein MAKKGTRVVVTLECTEARTSTDPKRSNGVSRYTTEKNRRNTTERLELKKFNPHLNRMTIHKEIK, encoded by the coding sequence ATGGCCAAAAAAGGGACAAGAGTTGTAGTGACCCTGGAGTGTACTGAGGCTAGGACAAGCACAGATCCTAAGAGATCAAATGGTGTCTCAAGATATACTACTGAAAAGAATCGTAGAAATACAACCGAAAGATTAGAACTAAAAAAGTTTAATCCTCATTTAAACAGAATGACAATTCACAAAGAAATTAAGTAA
- a CDS encoding ribonuclease catalytic domain-containing protein, whose amino-acid sequence MKDLTDLKTYIIDSDDPHEVDDAISLEIKEGNKKYLWIHISNPCKLFLHDSNVDINARKRNSSLYLIDQYVPMLPKDILEKANLAQNKVSETISAAIEFNDDGSINKYEITEAIIKPKYQLTYDDANEILEIEPKEEIELIEIKKLLEKSITYRKKQGAIIFESPNNKIKLYEDKIILTKLEKTISQIIVAESMILMGYVTSLFIDKYDLAAAFRIQKINCNPSEILNRYNDSDIKYIILKQYMGKSYITTKPGNHESLGLKMYVQCTSPLRRYLDLIIQRQVYNKINNYKVLNKDSISKIIDYSKYRQSENNNILKNDKFKYLKLFFKNEKKTYYKIIFVKWINHKKNIALVYFPDYSLEILITLFVSIEIYSNKIYKVKYIINDSNLLEFIY is encoded by the coding sequence TTGAAAGATTTAACTGATTTAAAAACATATATTATTGACTCTGATGATCCACATGAGGTTGATGATGCTATCTCATTAGAAATAAAAGAAGGAAATAAAAAATATTTATGGATACATATTAGTAATCCATGTAAACTATTTTTGCATGACTCTAATGTTGATATAAATGCAAGAAAGAGAAATAGCAGTTTATATTTAATTGATCAATATGTCCCAATGCTTCCTAAGGATATTCTTGAAAAGGCAAATCTAGCTCAAAATAAAGTTTCAGAAACTATTAGTGCAGCAATTGAATTCAATGACGATGGATCAATAAATAAATATGAAATAACTGAAGCAATAATAAAACCAAAATATCAATTAACATATGATGATGCGAATGAAATATTAGAAATAGAACCCAAAGAAGAAATAGAATTAATTGAGATTAAAAAATTATTAGAAAAAAGTATTACATACAGAAAGAAACAAGGAGCAATTATTTTTGAAAGTCCTAATAATAAAATTAAATTATATGAGGATAAGATTATACTAACTAAATTAGAGAAAACAATATCACAAATTATAGTTGCAGAATCAATGATATTAATGGGTTATGTAACAAGTTTATTTATAGATAAATATGATTTAGCGGCTGCATTTAGGATTCAAAAAATAAACTGCAATCCATCTGAAATACTCAATAGATACAATGATAGTGATATTAAATATATAATATTAAAACAATATATGGGAAAAAGTTACATAACTACTAAGCCTGGCAATCATGAATCATTAGGCCTTAAAATGTATGTACAATGTACATCACCATTAAGAAGATATCTTGATTTAATTATACAAAGGCAAGTCTATAATAAAATTAATAATTACAAAGTACTAAATAAAGATTCAATCTCTAAGATTATTGATTATTCAAAATATAGACAATCAGAGAATAATAATATTTTGAAAAATGATAAATTTAAGTATTTAAAATTATTTTTTAAGAATGAAAAAAAAACTTATTATAAAATAATATTTGTTAAATGGATTAATCATAAAAAAAATATTGCTTTGGTTTATTTTCCAGATTATTCACTAGAAATACTTATTACTCTTTTTGTATCAATAGAAATATATAGTAACAAAATATATAAAGTTAAATATATTATAAATGATAGTAATCTTTTAGAATTTATTTATTAG
- the pheT gene encoding phenylalanine--tRNA ligase subunit beta — translation MKVSQNWLKNLVEITSTPEDLSEKLSIGGFEVESLEDCSKNVNGVVLGKVISVLKHEGSDKLSICQVDIGNSKNLQIICGARNIKPNIYVYVATVGTKLNAVDLTIKRSEIRGVMSEGMICSLQEMGLEDSSEGIEIIDEDLALKHELGTPGSDLLQLNDFIYDLAITANRPDGMSVIGIAREISALLESTLYFPELNHKYNIQLLKGIKLCQEAIESNCIYTISCIDGVNGEKLSPNWLKDRIEKSGIKSINLLVDLTNYILLEQGQPLHAFDKEKLTNLIGKKVSPDDFSVRKGKDNESLLCLDGKEYGLNDNITVITCCDKPVAIAGVIGGLETSVTNTTSSIYLEGAVFNPVTIRKSSKEVGIRTESSSRYEKGISSKNTINAVTRAINLLEEYFSINSPIINTSNLISDEDIFIKLRRNRIHKILGPLIIKDQFEKRNLSDNEIVDKLTLIGCTLKNKEYGWDVAVIPNRSHDLIREIDLIEEIARLIGYDRFDLKLPNPIKPGKLSSEQLALRKVKNSFIENGFNEVLSYSLVPEDDEKLIKISNPLLLETSCLRDNIWKEHLEIVNRNIKAGQASCYIFEIGNVFQKNTEFIQEEVLNGVIYGNKKFGKWINSGRDKDLNYFEARGKLKEALSSLNIKIDDKPTDSIDFLHPGRTAKLVIEGKDAGYFGEIHPKLLLEKKSLKKVYLFNINVSKLLGASTRKNKWVPIYKQYPIVPKMERDINFVFSKKFLISEITSKIRKTGKNLLEDVNLLDVFEDSKFGDDHISYTFRLSYRDKDKTLLDSDITSIHSNIISNVEKCFNTKLRN, via the coding sequence ATGAAAGTTTCTCAAAATTGGTTAAAAAATTTAGTAGAAATTACTTCTACTCCTGAAGATCTCTCTGAGAAATTGTCAATAGGTGGATTTGAGGTTGAATCATTAGAAGATTGTTCAAAAAATGTAAATGGTGTTGTTTTAGGTAAGGTAATATCTGTTTTAAAACACGAAGGATCTGACAAACTTTCAATTTGTCAAGTCGATATTGGTAATTCAAAGAATTTACAAATTATCTGTGGTGCGCGCAATATTAAACCAAATATTTATGTTTATGTTGCTACTGTCGGCACGAAATTAAATGCAGTTGATTTAACTATTAAAAGAAGTGAAATTAGAGGTGTCATGAGTGAAGGAATGATATGTTCACTGCAGGAAATGGGTTTAGAGGACTCTAGCGAAGGGATAGAGATTATTGATGAAGATTTGGCACTAAAACATGAATTGGGCACTCCAGGCTCTGACTTACTTCAATTAAATGATTTTATATATGATTTAGCCATTACAGCTAATAGACCTGATGGAATGTCTGTTATAGGTATAGCCCGTGAAATTTCTGCCCTTTTAGAATCCACATTATATTTTCCAGAATTAAACCATAAATACAATATTCAATTACTTAAGGGAATTAAACTTTGCCAAGAGGCTATAGAATCTAATTGCATTTATACAATAAGCTGCATTGATGGAGTAAATGGAGAGAAATTATCGCCAAATTGGCTTAAAGACCGTATAGAAAAATCAGGTATAAAATCTATTAATCTTCTAGTTGATTTGACAAATTATATTCTTTTAGAACAAGGTCAACCTTTGCATGCGTTTGATAAAGAAAAACTGACAAACTTAATTGGTAAGAAAGTTTCTCCAGATGATTTCTCTGTAAGAAAAGGCAAAGATAACGAAAGCCTTCTTTGCTTAGATGGTAAAGAATATGGCTTAAATGACAATATCACAGTTATTACTTGTTGTGATAAACCGGTAGCTATTGCAGGGGTTATAGGCGGTTTAGAGACTTCTGTAACTAATACTACCTCATCTATTTACCTTGAAGGCGCTGTTTTTAATCCAGTTACTATAAGAAAATCTTCTAAGGAGGTTGGTATAAGAACAGAATCTAGCAGCAGGTATGAAAAAGGGATTTCATCAAAAAATACAATTAATGCAGTAACAAGGGCAATTAATCTTTTAGAAGAATATTTTTCTATTAATTCACCAATCATCAATACTTCAAATTTAATAAGTGATGAGGATATATTTATTAAACTACGAAGAAATCGAATACATAAAATTCTTGGTCCATTAATAATTAAAGATCAATTTGAAAAAAGAAATTTATCTGACAATGAAATAGTTGATAAATTAACGCTCATAGGTTGTACTTTAAAGAATAAAGAATATGGCTGGGATGTAGCAGTAATTCCTAATAGATCACATGATTTAATAAGAGAAATAGATTTAATTGAAGAAATAGCTAGATTAATAGGTTATGACCGATTCGACTTAAAACTTCCTAATCCAATAAAGCCAGGAAAATTGTCATCAGAACAGTTGGCTTTGAGAAAAGTAAAAAATAGTTTTATAGAAAATGGTTTTAACGAGGTACTAAGCTACTCTCTTGTTCCTGAAGATGATGAAAAACTTATAAAGATTTCTAATCCTTTGTTATTAGAAACAAGCTGTCTTAGAGATAATATCTGGAAAGAACATTTGGAGATAGTGAACCGAAATATAAAAGCTGGACAAGCAAGTTGTTATATATTTGAAATTGGAAATGTTTTTCAAAAGAATACTGAGTTCATTCAAGAAGAAGTTCTGAATGGTGTGATTTATGGAAATAAAAAATTTGGGAAATGGATAAATTCGGGCAGGGATAAAGATCTTAATTATTTCGAGGCAAGAGGAAAGTTAAAGGAGGCTTTATCATCTTTGAACATAAAAATTGATGATAAACCTACTGATTCAATAGATTTTCTTCATCCAGGAAGAACAGCAAAATTAGTTATTGAAGGGAAAGATGCAGGTTATTTCGGTGAAATACATCCCAAACTATTATTAGAAAAGAAGTCATTAAAAAAAGTTTATTTATTTAACATAAATGTATCTAAACTCTTAGGAGCTAGTACAAGAAAAAATAAATGGGTTCCAATATATAAGCAATACCCAATTGTTCCGAAAATGGAAAGGGATATAAATTTTGTATTCAGTAAGAAATTCTTAATTAGCGAAATAACATCAAAAATAAGAAAAACAGGAAAAAATCTCTTAGAGGATGTAAATTTACTTGATGTTTTTGAAGATTCTAAATTTGGTGATGATCATATAAGTTATACATTTAGATTATCTTATAGAGATAAAGATAAAACATTACTAGACTCGGACATTACATCAATACATTCAAATATCATTTCTAATGTTGAAAAATGTTTTAATACTAAATTAAGGAATTAA
- the clpS gene encoding ATP-dependent Clp protease adapter ClpS, giving the protein MLNSLSTVLDQKKSKAKYPEARVIVLDDSFNTFQYVANCLLTIIPSMSERRARDLTIKVDKTGSAEVWRGNLEQAELYHEQLLSKGLTMAPIEKT; this is encoded by the coding sequence ATGTTAAATTCACTCAGTACAGTCTTAGATCAAAAGAAATCTAAAGCAAAATATCCAGAAGCAAGGGTAATAGTACTTGATGATAGTTTTAATACGTTTCAATATGTCGCAAATTGTCTTTTAACAATTATCCCAAGCATGAGTGAGAGAAGGGCACGTGATCTAACCATCAAAGTTGACAAGACAGGATCGGCGGAAGTATGGAGAGGTAATCTTGAACAGGCAGAACTATATCATGAGCAACTCCTCAGCAAAGGATTAACAATGGCTCCGATAGAGAAAACATAA
- the metG gene encoding methionine--tRNA ligase, translating into MTFVITTPLYYVNDKPHLGSVYTTIICDSIARYKRLAGEDVMFITGVDEHGLKIQRTANEKGIEPKSHCDAISEVFNNNWKDWNISFDKFIRTSSKNHELIVNEFYKRVKASDDIYMGVQKGWYCVGCEEFKDNPENSSTYKCPIHQKNLEWKNEENLFFRLSKYQKEIEKIINEPSFIEPIERKNEIINFVSRGLKDFSISRTNVTWGIPVPGYDNHTFYVWFDALLGYVSAISSDATEHSLKNSINKGWPADVHLIGKDILRFHAVYWPAMLISAKMKVPKKVFGHGFLTREGQKMGKSLGNVLDPDLLLTKYGNDPVRWYLIKDISLGNDGDFQDKRFVDIINNDLANTIGNLLNRTSSMSRKWFDNKVPNNEKTLIENKLENFAKIAVENYIYNFDNYKLDLAANEVLSLAINTNLYLNDNQPWLLIKEKDNLPLVKEIIYNVLESTRIIGLLLLPLLPELSTKINEQLGSIYKEEFPWKKQLIWGLLVSNTSLPKPTPIINKLEYDQHL; encoded by the coding sequence ATGACTTTTGTCATTACCACACCCTTATACTATGTTAATGATAAACCTCATTTAGGAAGTGTATATACAACAATAATTTGTGACTCAATAGCTAGGTATAAAAGGCTTGCAGGTGAAGATGTTATGTTCATCACTGGTGTTGATGAACATGGTTTAAAAATACAAAGAACAGCTAATGAAAAGGGTATTGAACCAAAATCACATTGTGATGCAATCTCAGAAGTTTTTAATAATAATTGGAAAGATTGGAATATATCCTTTGACAAATTTATAAGAACAAGCTCAAAAAATCATGAATTAATTGTTAATGAATTTTATAAAAGAGTAAAAGCATCAGATGATATCTATATGGGAGTTCAAAAAGGTTGGTATTGTGTCGGTTGTGAAGAATTTAAAGATAATCCAGAAAACTCATCAACATACAAGTGTCCAATACATCAAAAAAATCTAGAATGGAAAAATGAAGAGAATCTCTTTTTTAGGCTTTCAAAATATCAAAAAGAAATCGAGAAAATAATCAACGAACCTTCTTTTATAGAGCCAATAGAAAGAAAGAATGAAATTATAAATTTTGTTTCTAGAGGTTTAAAGGATTTTTCAATTTCAAGAACAAATGTTACATGGGGAATTCCAGTCCCTGGTTACGATAATCATACCTTTTATGTATGGTTTGATGCTTTACTTGGATATGTAAGTGCCATTAGTTCTGATGCGACAGAACATTCATTGAAAAATTCAATTAATAAAGGATGGCCAGCTGATGTTCATTTAATTGGTAAGGATATTCTGAGATTCCATGCTGTATATTGGCCTGCAATGCTCATTTCTGCCAAAATGAAAGTTCCAAAAAAGGTTTTTGGGCACGGATTTCTTACAAGAGAGGGGCAAAAAATGGGTAAAAGCTTAGGAAATGTACTCGACCCTGATTTATTGCTTACAAAATATGGAAATGATCCTGTTAGGTGGTACCTCATTAAAGACATATCACTAGGAAATGATGGAGATTTCCAAGATAAAAGATTTGTCGACATCATCAATAATGACTTAGCTAATACAATTGGTAATTTATTAAATAGAACATCATCTATGTCTAGAAAATGGTTTGATAATAAAGTGCCAAATAATGAAAAAACTTTAATTGAAAATAAATTAGAGAATTTTGCCAAAATTGCAGTTGAAAACTATATTTATAACTTTGATAACTACAAATTAGATTTAGCAGCTAATGAAGTACTTAGCTTAGCAATTAATACAAATTTGTATTTGAATGATAATCAGCCATGGCTCCTAATAAAAGAGAAAGATAATCTACCTCTAGTTAAAGAAATTATTTATAACGTTTTAGAAAGTACCCGAATAATAGGATTATTATTATTACCTTTATTGCCCGAATTATCTACAAAAATCAATGAACAACTTGGCTCTATATACAAAGAGGAATTTCCTTGGAAAAAACAATTAATTTGGGGATTATTAGTTAGCAACACAAGTCTTCCAAAACCCACTCCAATCATAAATAAACTGGAGTATGACCAACATTTATAG
- a CDS encoding bifunctional adenosylcobinamide kinase/adenosylcobinamide-phosphate guanylyltransferase, translated as MIANDLSIREDSSHIVFITGGTKSGKSEFAEYLAKKLKKLSYVALSENNLDDKEWQDKINLHRKRRPKDWELIETTDLLNTLGKEEGPLLIDSIGGFVMKSIGKEQNEWSTNMNSLLSLLLKRKSITIIVGEQVGWSLVSEYKIGNTYIERIGELQKRITKISKDNWLAINGRAIKMDEISIEIPT; from the coding sequence ATGATTGCTAATGATTTAAGTATTAGAGAAGATTCATCTCATATAGTTTTTATTACAGGAGGGACAAAGAGTGGTAAAAGTGAATTCGCAGAGTATCTTGCAAAGAAGTTAAAAAAATTATCATATGTTGCCTTATCTGAAAATAATTTGGATGATAAAGAATGGCAAGATAAAATTAATTTACATCGAAAAAGAAGGCCAAAAGATTGGGAATTAATAGAAACAACAGATCTATTAAATACATTAGGGAAAGAAGAAGGTCCATTATTAATAGATTCGATTGGCGGATTCGTTATGAAAAGTATTGGAAAGGAACAAAATGAATGGTCAACAAATATGAATTCACTTCTAAGTCTCTTATTAAAAAGAAAAAGCATAACAATTATCGTTGGAGAACAAGTAGGTTGGAGTCTTGTTTCTGAATATAAAATTGGTAATACTTATATTGAAAGAATCGGCGAACTTCAAAAGAGAATAACCAAAATATCAAAAGATAATTGGCTCGCAATAAACGGAAGAGCAATCAAAATGGATGAAATAAGTATTGAAATACCTACTTAA
- a CDS encoding DUF4922 domain-containing protein has protein sequence MSLEIYWKKALEQTRLSIDDESLYPLKTDIITADLYEKDDFIIRKLVTSKFNKNKIYGPKQNPFCPWEKILEIDKIGNNHQLILNKYPVQKGHILLITNEWKPQNGWLDINDWRAIQQVNKDTSGLWFFNSSPIAGASQPHRHFQLLRRTKGEISCPREKWFLEMNSYHDLNNKLKKNIIVSKFNFLENSSSLFEFYLELCKKLGLGDPVSDKKPICPYNILITNNWIAIIKRKNDHIHGFSINGLGFAGYLLVTEKSNINYLKKFGPEKLLESFV, from the coding sequence ATGAGTTTAGAAATATATTGGAAAAAAGCACTAGAGCAAACTCGATTATCAATCGATGATGAATCATTATATCCACTTAAAACTGATATTATAACTGCAGATTTATATGAAAAAGACGACTTCATAATTAGGAAACTCGTTACTTCAAAATTTAATAAAAATAAGATTTATGGTCCTAAGCAAAATCCATTTTGTCCTTGGGAAAAGATACTAGAAATTGACAAAATTGGCAATAATCATCAACTAATATTGAATAAGTACCCTGTACAAAAAGGTCATATTTTACTGATTACAAATGAATGGAAACCTCAAAATGGATGGTTAGATATTAATGATTGGAGAGCGATCCAACAAGTTAACAAAGATACTAGTGGATTATGGTTTTTCAATAGTTCTCCAATTGCGGGTGCAAGCCAACCTCACAGGCATTTTCAACTTCTGCGTAGAACTAAAGGTGAGATATCATGCCCTAGAGAAAAGTGGTTTTTAGAAATGAACTCATATCATGATCTAAATAATAAGCTTAAAAAAAATATTATTGTATCCAAATTTAATTTTTTAGAAAATTCATCTTCTCTTTTTGAATTTTATTTAGAGTTATGCAAGAAATTAGGACTTGGGGACCCTGTTAGCGATAAGAAACCGATATGTCCCTACAACATTTTAATAACTAATAATTGGATTGCTATTATAAAAAGAAAAAATGATCATATTCATGGTTTCAGTATTAACGGTTTAGGTTTTGCAGGATATTTATTAGTAACTGAAAAATCAAATATCAATTATTTAAAGAAATTTGGCCCTGAAAAACTTCTAGAAAGTTTTGTTTAA
- the lptC gene encoding LPS export ABC transporter periplasmic protein LptC, producing the protein MTNIYRLIIFLPLFILGCSPNVLKENKVIQKIDSLDMTIFSKKGKKLYSINSPNSSYNNIELKFELKKPIINIFNGDETKYIISSEESTLSNNNKLLKLKGNVKLITLKKDVDILYADNFIWNIENSNYLLEGNIKFENQNIILNSGKAILGTDNIIEFFNPVKYIIKDENNENKYEINSENAFYNLNTESVSFEAKNKRVKSIIYF; encoded by the coding sequence ATGACCAACATTTATAGATTAATAATTTTCCTTCCATTATTTATACTTGGTTGCTCTCCAAATGTACTTAAGGAAAATAAAGTAATACAAAAAATAGACAGTTTAGATATGACTATTTTCTCTAAAAAAGGAAAAAAACTATATTCAATTAATAGCCCAAATTCAAGTTACAACAATATTGAATTAAAATTCGAATTAAAAAAACCTATCATTAATATTTTCAACGGGGATGAAACTAAATATATTATTAGTTCAGAAGAATCTACGTTATCAAATAACAATAAACTCTTGAAATTGAAAGGGAATGTTAAATTAATAACTCTTAAAAAAGATGTGGATATATTATATGCTGATAATTTTATTTGGAATATAGAAAATTCTAATTATCTATTAGAGGGTAATATAAAATTTGAAAATCAAAATATTATCTTAAATTCAGGAAAAGCCATATTGGGCACAGATAACATAATTGAATTTTTTAACCCAGTAAAATATATAATAAAAGATGAAAATAACGAAAATAAATATGAAATAAATTCAGAAAATGCTTTCTATAATTTAAACACTGAATCAGTAAGTTTTGAGGCAAAAAATAAAAGAGTTAAATCAATAATTTACTTTTAA
- a CDS encoding cofactor assembly of complex C subunit B, which translates to MGFNGKSLILVGAILFIFQIANFISIETITPELERAQVLAAIASLIIILIGFLFKQFQPLAGEKAALKGENKFFFDRNMPVEVIDELAWGSEAILTSTAAAAILIHNDGVNILRRGITSSNDFNPGETCLRSIKDMKLISLANTKFYPGRNEFFSFCPEIPSILVVPINNKAFILIGGWSTKCFTKSDEKWINNWSKKLNNIFSKNKI; encoded by the coding sequence ATGGGATTCAATGGGAAATCATTAATACTAGTCGGTGCAATACTCTTTATTTTTCAGATAGCAAATTTCATTTCAATAGAAACAATCACTCCTGAACTTGAGAGAGCACAAGTGTTAGCCGCAATAGCTTCATTAATTATTATTTTGATAGGTTTTTTATTTAAACAATTCCAACCATTAGCTGGTGAGAAAGCTGCTTTAAAAGGAGAAAATAAGTTTTTCTTCGATAGAAACATGCCGGTTGAAGTTATTGATGAACTTGCATGGGGCTCTGAAGCGATATTAACTTCTACAGCAGCAGCAGCAATATTAATCCACAATGATGGCGTTAATATATTGAGGAGGGGAATTACTTCAAGTAATGATTTTAATCCTGGGGAAACTTGTCTGAGATCTATAAAAGATATGAAATTAATATCATTGGCAAACACTAAATTTTATCCTGGAAGAAATGAATTTTTTAGTTTTTGTCCTGAAATTCCATCTATATTAGTTGTACCTATAAATAATAAGGCTTTTATATTGATAGGAGGCTGGAGTACTAAGTGTTTTACTAAGTCTGATGAGAAATGGATTAATAACTGGTCAAAAAAACTTAATAATATTTTTTCAAAAAATAAAATTTAA
- a CDS encoding J domain-containing protein, whose product MNIPENSNTKRISIDLPEELISRFDQLRKEWGFRARGPVIEKILKELLLEDDLLPKNQQQEIDFNEKKNNENLNIDEDTALVLIKSDVKKEVNEISLNKKLTNNNQYKEKVNSNISLPNFVEKKVNNLKRSINSEKLKENINDIQINTIKETELIKCRIELISHWKTLYGSVPNDHVVEASMDWFGRDIWPNLDGTENLPFTWSAANKLMSELCPFWIKKNPSLEIVLLMIGVLEDPFATSDLINRIPTLIRRFVSRFKRNNRSNSFETLDSTMTVHGALKLLNLSTSAGSAHTFRTIREAYKSIALETHPDAGGSTDQMRKLNEAYQLLKNLYRN is encoded by the coding sequence TTGAATATTCCTGAAAATTCAAATACAAAAAGAATTTCAATTGATTTACCCGAGGAACTAATTTCCAGGTTTGATCAATTACGAAAAGAGTGGGGATTTAGAGCAAGAGGTCCTGTAATAGAAAAGATACTTAAAGAACTTCTTCTAGAAGATGATTTACTACCTAAGAACCAACAACAAGAAATAGACTTTAACGAGAAGAAGAATAATGAAAATTTAAATATTGATGAAGATACTGCATTGGTATTAATTAAATCAGATGTAAAAAAAGAAGTTAATGAAATATCTTTGAATAAAAAATTGACAAATAACAATCAATATAAAGAAAAAGTCAACTCAAACATAAGTCTTCCCAATTTTGTTGAAAAAAAAGTAAATAATCTAAAAAGAAGTATTAATAGTGAAAAATTAAAGGAGAATATTAATGATATTCAAATTAATACAATAAAAGAGACTGAATTAATAAAATGTCGAATTGAGTTAATTAGTCATTGGAAAACCTTATATGGATCAGTTCCTAATGATCATGTAGTAGAGGCTTCGATGGATTGGTTTGGAAGGGATATATGGCCAAATCTTGATGGTACTGAGAATCTACCCTTTACGTGGAGTGCAGCTAATAAATTAATGTCTGAATTATGCCCATTTTGGATAAAGAAAAATCCATCCCTTGAAATTGTATTATTAATGATTGGCGTTTTAGAAGACCCTTTTGCTACATCAGATCTAATTAATAGGATACCAACACTTATAAGAAGGTTTGTAAGTAGATTTAAGCGAAATAACAGATCAAATTCATTTGAAACTCTGGACTCAACAATGACAGTACATGGAGCACTTAAATTATTAAATTTATCAACATCTGCAGGATCAGCTCATACCTTCCGTACAATTAGGGAGGCTTATAAATCAATAGCCTTAGAGACTCACCCAGATGCCGGAGGATCAACAGATCAAATGAGAAAATTAAATGAAGCGTATCAATTGCTAAAAAATCTATACAGAAATTAG